From the genome of Onthophagus taurus isolate NC chromosome 5, IU_Otau_3.0, whole genome shotgun sequence, one region includes:
- the LOC111423074 gene encoding uncharacterized protein CG5098-like isoform X2, which yields MSGPPHHSHNRQPPPGNPAWNHLQVPNFFPRQPQHAHMSNEHHLTLHQPTWHTPTTEPAMKTIAALPHVFNLDQMLTERSYRAGVDLTLTRNGNQNGDVPSGPISLSVRDTNKINSLPPGALGIQGVELTKSLSPGLKSLSPGLKSSSPGLKSNSPGVIKPMSPALSTSPGLQDSPKTNKKKRMDSVLEKLNTTVEKNEVEKTLFEIEKEKINLEKQPIEKSIEKSLEKPLSVLVQGPNDENSNSSSTINAPTPTNDDLLVSPYSNEDSLDSNKSRRKRKPSKTVRVAKEPSEKPEEKEEPVIPPTEDVIDGKINEKVVENEPEEVPPAKKPRRKTSSESETIEKIASMVQEVVQDHQKDEENQESNKNETKIDEKIDDNQIEEKNVENNQDDSNKEIEQSKVDVPVMGGVVTAAQRKATNFVEVENKLEEMFAGIVEDPPKPEEIPKSTSPESPQNENLATSTTSKIETTSEEITSTNNDENALLLIEESDDLCKTPVKKGKLSTKRRTNTTPKKKKGSKAAKVSSKTSGGPSGSSKKDKKSINGKIEVIKDVYAYDSGSNTSSVKSRGPFVHIEGTRDSPVSVSIINTATEEDNEKKNNKLKKFHDDSEYRHKVRSKGLHCSTLSNKYDAQTKDVSWICVFCKRGPHSTDVSLLPNSNQFYPPGDLFGPYVITNNCPEFERKLNDPYDKQFKSKKIARVLDAQNTAIAPTSNVAPKISKKSKRKHHQQQQQLAVVESSENRDFHDDFLLGITATSEKTFEIWTHEDCVVWSPGVYLVGPKIVGLEEAVWTSCNVICVKCGYKGANLCCLRRGCTNVVHFGCGVVADWALDYDSFRAYCVEHKSMMC from the exons ATGTCCGGGCCACCTCATCATTCCCATAATAGGCAACCTCCCCCTGGAAATCCAGCTTGGAATCACTTGCag GTGCCAAATTTTTTTCCGCGTCAACCCCAACATGCCCACATGTCCAATGAGCACCATTTAACTTTGCACCAACCCACTTGGCATACTCCAACCACTGAGCCAGCAATGAAAACCATTGCAGCTTTACCCCATGTTTTTAACCTGGATCAGATGCTTACGGAGCGTTCGTATCGCGCAGGGGTTGATTTGACTTTGACAAGAAATGGGAACCAAAACGGCGATGTTCCATCAGGCCCCATTAGCTTAAGTGTTCGTGACACCAACAAGATTAATAGTTTACCTCCTGGGGCTTTGGGTATCCAAGGGGTTGAATTAACAAAGAGTTTGAGCCCTGGGTTGAAGTCTTTGAGTCCTGGGTTAAAAAGTAGTAGCCCTGGTTTGAAGAGTAATAGCCCAGGAGTTATAAAACCAATGAGCCCTGCTTTATCAACAAGCCCTGGGTTACAAGATAGCccaaaaacgaataaaaagAAGAGGATGGATAgtgtgcttgaaaaattaaacacaaCAGTTGAAAAAAATGAGGTTGAGAAGACCCTCTTTGAaatagagaaagaaaaaattaatttggaaaAGCAACCTATAGAAAAATCAATAGAAAAATCACTAGAAAAACCTTTGAGTGTGTTAGTTCAAGGACCTAATGATGAAAATAGTAATTCAAGTAGTACAATAAACGCGCCAACCCCCACAAATGATGACCTATTAGTGTCTCCATACAGTAATGAAGATAGTTTGGATAGCAATAAATCAAGGAGGAAAAGAAAACCAAGTAAAACAGTTCGTGTAGCCAAAGAACCATCAGAAAAACCAGAAGAAAAAGAGGAACCAGTAATCCCCCCCACAGAAGATGTAATCGACGGCAAAATCAACGAAAAAGTCGTCGAAAATGAACCGGAAGAAGTCCCACCGGCCAAAAAACCACGAAGAAAAACCAGCTCAGAATCGGAAACGATCGAAAAAATCGCCTCCATGGTCCAAGAAGTCGTTCAAGATCACCAAAAAGACGAAGAGAATCAAGAATCCAATAAAAACGAAACTAAAATTGACGAAAAAATCGATGATAACCAAATTGAGGAAAAAAACGTTGAAAATAACCAAGATGAttcaaataaagaaattgagCAATCGAAAGTTGATGTTCCGGTTATGGGGGGAGTTGTTACGGCGGCTCAACGAAAAGCTACGAATTTTGTtgag GTTGAGAATAAGTTAGAAGAAATGTTTGCTGGTATCGTTGAAGATCCACCAAAACCAGAAGAAATTCCAAAATCAACATCGCCCGAATCGCCGCAAAACGAAAATTTAGCAACATCAACaacgtcaaaaattgaaactaCATCAGAAGAGATTACGTCGACGAATAACGATGAAAACGCTTTGTTATTAATCGAGGAAAGTGATGATTTGTGTAAAACTCCGGTTAAAAAGGGAAAATTATCGACGAAGCGACGAACCAACACGACGCCCAAGAAGAAAAAGGGGAGCAAAGCGGCGAAAGTTTCGTCAAAAACGAGCGGTGGACCCAGTGGGAGTAGCAAGAAAGATAAGAAATCGATTAATGGGaaaattgaggttattaaGGATGTTTACGCGTATGATTCTGGGAGTAATACGAGTTCGGTGAAATCCAGGGGACCTTTTGTTCATATTGaag GTACACGAGATTCCCCAGTTTCAGTCAGTATTATAAACACCGCAACGGAAGAAGAtaacgaaaagaaaaacaataagttaaaaaaattccacGACGACAGCGAATATCGTCATAAAGTGCGTTCGAAAGGATTACATTGCAGCACTTTGAGTAATAAGTACGATGCTCAAACGAAGGATGTAAGTTGGATTTGCGTATTTTGTAAACGAGGACCACACTCAACGGACGTTTCTTTGTTACCGAATTCGAATCAATTTTATCCACCGGGTGATTTATTCGGGCCATACGTTATAACGAATAATTGTCCCGAGTTTGAAAGGAAATTAAACGATCCTTAcgataaacaatttaaaagtaaaaaaatcgcGCGCGTTTTGGACGCTCAAAATACAGCGATCGCACCGACGTCAAATGTGGCgccaaaaatatcaaaaaaatccaAACGAAAACATCACCAACAACAGCAACAATTAGCGGTTGTGGAAAGTAGTGAAAATAGGGATTTTCACGACGATTTTTTATTGGGGATTACGGCCACTTCGGAAAAGACATTTGAAATTTGGACCCACGAGGATTGCGTGGTGTGGTCGCCAGGGGTTTATTTGGTGGGGCCGAAAATTGTTGGACTTGAAGAGGCGGTTTGGACGTCTTGTAACGTGATTTGTGTTAAGTGCGGTTATAAAGGGGCGAATTTGTGTTGTTTGAGGCGCGGTTGTACCAACGTTGTACATTTTGGTTGTGGTGTTGTTGCGGATTGGGCGTTGGATTACGATAGTTTTAGGGCGTATTGTGTTGAACACAAATCGATGATGTGTTaa
- the LOC111423074 gene encoding uncharacterized protein CG5098-like isoform X1: MSGPPHHSHNRQPPPGNPAWNHLQTTFQVPNFFPRQPQHAHMSNEHHLTLHQPTWHTPTTEPAMKTIAALPHVFNLDQMLTERSYRAGVDLTLTRNGNQNGDVPSGPISLSVRDTNKINSLPPGALGIQGVELTKSLSPGLKSLSPGLKSSSPGLKSNSPGVIKPMSPALSTSPGLQDSPKTNKKKRMDSVLEKLNTTVEKNEVEKTLFEIEKEKINLEKQPIEKSIEKSLEKPLSVLVQGPNDENSNSSSTINAPTPTNDDLLVSPYSNEDSLDSNKSRRKRKPSKTVRVAKEPSEKPEEKEEPVIPPTEDVIDGKINEKVVENEPEEVPPAKKPRRKTSSESETIEKIASMVQEVVQDHQKDEENQESNKNETKIDEKIDDNQIEEKNVENNQDDSNKEIEQSKVDVPVMGGVVTAAQRKATNFVEVENKLEEMFAGIVEDPPKPEEIPKSTSPESPQNENLATSTTSKIETTSEEITSTNNDENALLLIEESDDLCKTPVKKGKLSTKRRTNTTPKKKKGSKAAKVSSKTSGGPSGSSKKDKKSINGKIEVIKDVYAYDSGSNTSSVKSRGPFVHIEGTRDSPVSVSIINTATEEDNEKKNNKLKKFHDDSEYRHKVRSKGLHCSTLSNKYDAQTKDVSWICVFCKRGPHSTDVSLLPNSNQFYPPGDLFGPYVITNNCPEFERKLNDPYDKQFKSKKIARVLDAQNTAIAPTSNVAPKISKKSKRKHHQQQQQLAVVESSENRDFHDDFLLGITATSEKTFEIWTHEDCVVWSPGVYLVGPKIVGLEEAVWTSCNVICVKCGYKGANLCCLRRGCTNVVHFGCGVVADWALDYDSFRAYCVEHKSMMC; this comes from the exons ATGTCCGGGCCACCTCATCATTCCCATAATAGGCAACCTCCCCCTGGAAATCCAGCTTGGAATCACTTGCag aCTACATTCCAGGTGCCAAATTTTTTTCCGCGTCAACCCCAACATGCCCACATGTCCAATGAGCACCATTTAACTTTGCACCAACCCACTTGGCATACTCCAACCACTGAGCCAGCAATGAAAACCATTGCAGCTTTACCCCATGTTTTTAACCTGGATCAGATGCTTACGGAGCGTTCGTATCGCGCAGGGGTTGATTTGACTTTGACAAGAAATGGGAACCAAAACGGCGATGTTCCATCAGGCCCCATTAGCTTAAGTGTTCGTGACACCAACAAGATTAATAGTTTACCTCCTGGGGCTTTGGGTATCCAAGGGGTTGAATTAACAAAGAGTTTGAGCCCTGGGTTGAAGTCTTTGAGTCCTGGGTTAAAAAGTAGTAGCCCTGGTTTGAAGAGTAATAGCCCAGGAGTTATAAAACCAATGAGCCCTGCTTTATCAACAAGCCCTGGGTTACAAGATAGCccaaaaacgaataaaaagAAGAGGATGGATAgtgtgcttgaaaaattaaacacaaCAGTTGAAAAAAATGAGGTTGAGAAGACCCTCTTTGAaatagagaaagaaaaaattaatttggaaaAGCAACCTATAGAAAAATCAATAGAAAAATCACTAGAAAAACCTTTGAGTGTGTTAGTTCAAGGACCTAATGATGAAAATAGTAATTCAAGTAGTACAATAAACGCGCCAACCCCCACAAATGATGACCTATTAGTGTCTCCATACAGTAATGAAGATAGTTTGGATAGCAATAAATCAAGGAGGAAAAGAAAACCAAGTAAAACAGTTCGTGTAGCCAAAGAACCATCAGAAAAACCAGAAGAAAAAGAGGAACCAGTAATCCCCCCCACAGAAGATGTAATCGACGGCAAAATCAACGAAAAAGTCGTCGAAAATGAACCGGAAGAAGTCCCACCGGCCAAAAAACCACGAAGAAAAACCAGCTCAGAATCGGAAACGATCGAAAAAATCGCCTCCATGGTCCAAGAAGTCGTTCAAGATCACCAAAAAGACGAAGAGAATCAAGAATCCAATAAAAACGAAACTAAAATTGACGAAAAAATCGATGATAACCAAATTGAGGAAAAAAACGTTGAAAATAACCAAGATGAttcaaataaagaaattgagCAATCGAAAGTTGATGTTCCGGTTATGGGGGGAGTTGTTACGGCGGCTCAACGAAAAGCTACGAATTTTGTtgag GTTGAGAATAAGTTAGAAGAAATGTTTGCTGGTATCGTTGAAGATCCACCAAAACCAGAAGAAATTCCAAAATCAACATCGCCCGAATCGCCGCAAAACGAAAATTTAGCAACATCAACaacgtcaaaaattgaaactaCATCAGAAGAGATTACGTCGACGAATAACGATGAAAACGCTTTGTTATTAATCGAGGAAAGTGATGATTTGTGTAAAACTCCGGTTAAAAAGGGAAAATTATCGACGAAGCGACGAACCAACACGACGCCCAAGAAGAAAAAGGGGAGCAAAGCGGCGAAAGTTTCGTCAAAAACGAGCGGTGGACCCAGTGGGAGTAGCAAGAAAGATAAGAAATCGATTAATGGGaaaattgaggttattaaGGATGTTTACGCGTATGATTCTGGGAGTAATACGAGTTCGGTGAAATCCAGGGGACCTTTTGTTCATATTGaag GTACACGAGATTCCCCAGTTTCAGTCAGTATTATAAACACCGCAACGGAAGAAGAtaacgaaaagaaaaacaataagttaaaaaaattccacGACGACAGCGAATATCGTCATAAAGTGCGTTCGAAAGGATTACATTGCAGCACTTTGAGTAATAAGTACGATGCTCAAACGAAGGATGTAAGTTGGATTTGCGTATTTTGTAAACGAGGACCACACTCAACGGACGTTTCTTTGTTACCGAATTCGAATCAATTTTATCCACCGGGTGATTTATTCGGGCCATACGTTATAACGAATAATTGTCCCGAGTTTGAAAGGAAATTAAACGATCCTTAcgataaacaatttaaaagtaaaaaaatcgcGCGCGTTTTGGACGCTCAAAATACAGCGATCGCACCGACGTCAAATGTGGCgccaaaaatatcaaaaaaatccaAACGAAAACATCACCAACAACAGCAACAATTAGCGGTTGTGGAAAGTAGTGAAAATAGGGATTTTCACGACGATTTTTTATTGGGGATTACGGCCACTTCGGAAAAGACATTTGAAATTTGGACCCACGAGGATTGCGTGGTGTGGTCGCCAGGGGTTTATTTGGTGGGGCCGAAAATTGTTGGACTTGAAGAGGCGGTTTGGACGTCTTGTAACGTGATTTGTGTTAAGTGCGGTTATAAAGGGGCGAATTTGTGTTGTTTGAGGCGCGGTTGTACCAACGTTGTACATTTTGGTTGTGGTGTTGTTGCGGATTGGGCGTTGGATTACGATAGTTTTAGGGCGTATTGTGTTGAACACAAATCGATGATGTGTTaa
- the LOC111421495 gene encoding uncharacterized protein, translating into MDLSVFVKVLLILSVLIGAFATKNDKDYDYHRKSPQRKRKNHRDQDNNKDLDEKKDVKKYFQDIYSAQLIPDEKEFGHVFEDPLRWEQRFEKIHLDNNRHQGKVKWGDDKGGYGEYYFDFNHGGGEDDDGDKENEKNDEKNNKKGDDIDLYHHDDVEILPGYDFKDKAPYHGGNYKKLD; encoded by the exons ATGGATTTGAGTGTATTTGTGAAGGTTCTTTTAATTCTGAGTGTATTAATCGGCGCTTTTGCAACTAAAAATGATAAGGATTATGATTATCATCGGAAAAGTCCccaaagaaaacgaaaaaatcaTCGGGATcaagataataataaagatttagaCGAAAAAAAGGATGTTAAGAAATATTTCCA gGATATTTATTCAGCTCAATTAATCCCGGACGAAAAAGAATTCGGTCATGTTTTTGAAGATCCATTAAGATGGGAGCaaagatttgaaaaaattcatttagaCAATAATAGGCATCAAGGAAAAGTGAAATGGGGCGATGATAAAGGGGGTTATGGCGAatattatttcgattttaatcaCGGTGGTGGCGAAGATGATGATGgagataaagaaaatgagaaaaatgatgaaaaaaataataaaaaaggtgaTGATATCGATTTGTATCATCATGATGACGTCGAAATTTTACCCGGTTatgattttaaagataaagcCCCTTATCACGggggaaattataaaaaattagattaa